Proteins encoded in a region of the Micropterus dolomieu isolate WLL.071019.BEF.003 ecotype Adirondacks linkage group LG07, ASM2129224v1, whole genome shotgun sequence genome:
- the tpt1 gene encoding translationally-controlled tumor protein homolog, translating to MIIYRCIICNDEMFSDAFKIKEHPSGIFYEVEGKTVTRTEGFDDSLISANASAEEVSEGTDSASISGVDIVLNHKLQETAFDKKQYMTYMKEYVKAIKAKLQEDNPERVDGFVADVTPEVKKILANIKNYQFFTGESMNPEGMVGLLDYREDGITPYMLFFKDGLLVEKC from the exons ATGATGAGATGTTCTCAGACGCCTTCAAAATCAAAGAGCATCCAAGCGGGATCTTCTATGAAGTTGAAGGAAAG ACCGTCACCAGGACAGAAGGGTTTGATGATTCTTTAATTTCTGCCAACGCCTCAGCAGAGGAAGTGTCTGAGGGCACAGACTCTGCCTCCATCTCTGGCGTAGACATCGTCCTCAACCACAAACTGCAGGAGACGGCCTTCGACAAGAAGCAGTACATGACTTACATGAAAGAATACGTGAAGGC CATTAAGGCCAAGCTGCAAGAGGACAATCCAGAGAGAGTGGATGGCTTCGTGGCTGATGTCACACCAGAAGTTAAGAAGATCTTGGCAAACATCAAGAATTACCAG TTCTTCACAGGAGAGTCCATGAACCCAGAGGGCATGGTGGGACTGCTGGACTACCGTGAGGACGGCATCACACCATACATGCTTTTCTTCAAAGATGGTCTGCTGGTTGAGAAATGC TAA